The Winslowiella toletana region GGCGTTCTCACCCGCTACGGTGCGCTCCGTCACCGACGTGATCAACTACAGCACGGCGTTGCCTAATTTCATTCAGTAAGGATCACCATCTTGAACCATCTCCATGGGCCGACGCCTTATTGCCGGACGCTTTCCTGCGGTACGCTGAGCGTCACCCCGCGCGGCGACGCGGCGGCACTCGATCAGTTGTTCGACATTGCCGAGCGGCGTAATCCAAAACGTGCCTTTCTGTTTGTCAGCAAAGTACTGGGCCGACACATTCCGGTCAGCCCTGGCGTCATGCGCGCGGTCTATCGTCAACTGGCCGAACGGTTTCCCTCGGTTTCACCTGGCCCGGTGCTGTTTATCGGTATGGCGGAAACCGCCGTCGGACTGGGTGCAGGCGTCTTCGACGAAATGCGTCAACAGCTTGATGAATCAGTTTATCTGACCTCGACGCGTCATCCGGTGGCCGGTGAACTGCTGTGCGAGTTCAAAGAAAATCACAGCCATGCGACCGATCACCTGCTTTATCTGCCGCAGGATGCGGAACTGCGCCGCCGGGTACTGGAAGCACGCACCCTGGTGCTGATTGATGATGAAGCGACCACCGGCAACACCTTTATTAATCTGCTCGAAGCACTGAAGAATGATGGCGGATTACAGCATATCGCCGAGGTGATTACCGTCACTCTCACCGACTGGAGCGGGGACGCTGTCGCGCAGCGCTGCCCGTTGCCGGTGCAGAGCGTTTCGCTGGTGCAAGGCGACTGGCACTGGCAGCAAAAACCCGATGCGCCAGTACCGGTCATGCCTGATGTTAATGTCTCCTCAAGCGGCAGCGTGGCAATCAGCGGCAAACAGAGCTGGGGACGCCTGGGTATGGCCCAGCCAGCCGCCGATCTCGGCATCGGGATTCAGCCAAAGTCAGGAGAAAAAATTCTGGTGCTCGGCAGCGGCGAATTCGTCTGGGAACCGTTTCTGCTGGCAGAGCGGCTGGAAAAACTCGGCGCAGAGGTTAAATACAGTTCCACTACCCGTTCACCGATTGCCATCGGTTTCGCCATTCAGTCGGCAATTGCCTTTACCGATAACTATGGGCTGGGAATTGCTAACTATGTCTATAACGTGGCCGATCAACAGTTTGACCGTATTTTACTCTGTACTGAAACCCCGGCAGACAGCGTTGACCCCCTTTTAATCGCAGCCCTGAGAAAAGTGGCTCCCGACGTTGAGATTATTTGCTATGAGTAAACCGGTTATTTTTTCAGATCTGGACGATACTTTGTTTCAGACCCGACGCAAAATGGTCGATGAACTGAACCTCGAGCCGTTCCGTACTGGCGCCCTTGACCGCAGCCTGCAGCCGCGCAGTTTTATGACTGAAGAGCAGGCGATGCTGGTTGACTGGATGCTGGAACACGGCGAGCTGATTCCGGTAACGGCCAGGGGTACAGAAGAGATAAGTCGGGTCAAAATCCCCTTTCACTCCTGGGCAGTCACCACTCACGGTGCGGTGATCCTTAATCCGCAAGGGGAACCTGATCCACAGTGGCAAGCGATAATGCTGGCAGCGCTGCAACCCTATGCCGCTGAATTGCTGGCGATGCAGCAAGCCATCACCGACTTAATGGCGGCACGTAATATTGATGGCTGGGCGCGAATTAATTACGAATACGCTGAGACGCCGGTTTATCTGGTAATGAAGCACTGCGACAGTACTCGTCTTGATGAGCTGTACGCCATTGCGGATGAGATTGAACAGCTGTTTCCGACCGAAGGCTATTACATCCATCGCAACAGTAATAACGTTGCCTGGCTGCCGGTGGTGGTAGAAAAAGGGCTGGCAGTGAGTTACCTGCTGGAAAAACTGCGTAACGAGCGCGGGGTCTTTCCGGTGATTGGCCTCGGTGACAGCCTGAGCGATCACCGCTTTATGAAACTCTGTAGCTGGTATGGCTTGCCGCGTCAGAGTCAGTTTGCTGAGAAGATAAGTCGTACCCTTTTCGGAGAACAATAATATGCAGGACTTCACTCCTTTTTCCGGTTCCTACCTGCCGCAGGATGTGCACTTTCTGCTGCAACCGGTTGAGATGGAAATGACACCGGTTGAACAAAAAGAGCAGCTTATTCAGTCTGGCACCCGCCATTATTCCGAAATGCTCAGTCAGGAACCGGAACCCACCGCCTGGCATCTGGATCTGTTTTCTCAGGCGCTGGATCAGGGTGCCGGGCGTCTGGCCAGAGAAGTGATTATGCTGGCAAAAGCGCTGATTGAGCGCTTCCCGCAGACGCCAGTGGTGCTGACCAGCCTGGTACGCGCCGGCGTGCCGCTCGGCGTGATGCTGCAACAAACTCTGCGCGCGCTGGGTAAGGAATCGTATCACTACGGCATCAGTATTATTCGCGATCGTGGCATCGACAGCGTCGCGCTGGAGTGGATCGAAGCACGTCATGGTACCGAAGGGATTGTTTTCGTCGACGGCTGGACCGGTAAAGGTGCAATTACCGGCGAACTGACGCGCTCGCTAAAGCATCGTGCTGGCTACCCTGCCCAGCCCCGACTGGTGGTTCTCGCCGATCCCTGTGGTCGTTCGTGGCTGGCCGCAAGTGATGATGACTGGCTAATTCCTTTTGGCATTATGGGCGCGCCGGTATCCGGCATGATTTCCCGATCTATCTGGTCAGAAACCGGGCTGCATGGCTGCGTCAAATGCGATCATCTGGCGCAGTTTGAATGCAGCCGTCAACTGGTCGATACCGTTGCCGAATACCGTCATACCCTGAATATCGACGTAATCCCCGCTTGTGACTGGCAGCCTGAGCAAAAAGCCCCTTTGAAACTGAAAAGTGAACAGGTCATCAGCGAAATGGCTGAACAATTCAACATTTCCAGTATTAACCGGATTAAGCCCGGCATTGCTGAAGCGACGCGTGCGGTGCTGCGCCGCGTTCCTGACCATGTGTTTGTTCGCTCAGTTGACGATCCGGACGTGGCGTTACTGGTGTATCTGGCGCGAGAAAAAGGCTTAACCATCACTGAAGCCGGTGATGCGCTCGGGCAGTACCGCGCGGTGACTATTATCAAGAAGGTACTCTGATGGACAATCGGCTCTCTCCCTGGCGTCTGGGCGCAACGCTGTATATGCCTGCGGTGCGAAGTGATATTGCGGACGCGATTGTAAATAACAAGATCGCCGGGCTGCGTTCGCTGGTGATCTGTCTGGAAGATGCAGTCTGCGATGCTGATGTACCGCTGGCGCTGAGTAATTTACAGCTGCTGCTGACACGGCTGACCGACGCTAAAAATGCCGCCGGCCGCGACCACTGGCCACTGGTATTTATCCGGCCGCGTCATGCCGAAATGGGTGAACTGCTGATTAACAGCATGGACTTAAGCGCGGTAGATGGACTGGTATTGCCCAAGTTTACGCAACAGTCGCTGCCGGTGTGGTGGCGAATTATGCAGGATACCCACCTGTGCATGATGCCGACGCTGGAAACTGAAGAAGTGTTCGACGTGCTGCAAATGCGTGAGCTGGCAGTTACGTTACAACGTCACGCATGTTATGAACGTATCATCGCGTTACGCATCGGTGGTAATGACCTGATGAACGTGGTCTCGCTGCGACGCTCACGCAACTATACCCTGTATGACAGCCCGATGGGCTACGTGATTAAAATGCTGGTAGCGGTATTTTCCTCGCGAGATTTCGCGTTGACCGCACCGGTTTGTGAACATATTGACGATCACCAGATTATGGATCAGGAACTGGCGCTGGATATTGCTCATGGCCTGGTGGGTAAAACCGCTATCCATCCCAATCAAATCAGTAAAATCGAACAGGCATTGATGGTTACCGCCACCGATCATGCTGACGCCCTGCGGA contains the following coding sequences:
- a CDS encoding HpcH/HpaI aldolase/citrate lyase family protein, translated to MDNRLSPWRLGATLYMPAVRSDIADAIVNNKIAGLRSLVICLEDAVCDADVPLALSNLQLLLTRLTDAKNAAGRDHWPLVFIRPRHAEMGELLINSMDLSAVDGLVLPKFTQQSLPVWWRIMQDTHLCMMPTLETEEVFDVLQMRELAVTLQRHACYERIIALRIGGNDLMNVVSLRRSRNYTLYDSPMGYVIKMLVAVFSSRDFALTAPVCEHIDDHQIMDQELALDIAHGLVGKTAIHPNQISKIEQALMVTATDHADALRILNSTQAVFKSQGAMCEPATHRRWASGILARAQVYGIAADKSQEGVRLIQATPNN
- a CDS encoding HAD family hydrolase encodes the protein MSKPVIFSDLDDTLFQTRRKMVDELNLEPFRTGALDRSLQPRSFMTEEQAMLVDWMLEHGELIPVTARGTEEISRVKIPFHSWAVTTHGAVILNPQGEPDPQWQAIMLAALQPYAAELLAMQQAITDLMAARNIDGWARINYEYAETPVYLVMKHCDSTRLDELYAIADEIEQLFPTEGYYIHRNSNNVAWLPVVVEKGLAVSYLLEKLRNERGVFPVIGLGDSLSDHRFMKLCSWYGLPRQSQFAEKISRTLFGEQ
- a CDS encoding phosphoribosyltransferase domain-containing protein, with product MNHLHGPTPYCRTLSCGTLSVTPRGDAAALDQLFDIAERRNPKRAFLFVSKVLGRHIPVSPGVMRAVYRQLAERFPSVSPGPVLFIGMAETAVGLGAGVFDEMRQQLDESVYLTSTRHPVAGELLCEFKENHSHATDHLLYLPQDAELRRRVLEARTLVLIDDEATTGNTFINLLEALKNDGGLQHIAEVITVTLTDWSGDAVAQRCPLPVQSVSLVQGDWHWQQKPDAPVPVMPDVNVSSSGSVAISGKQSWGRLGMAQPAADLGIGIQPKSGEKILVLGSGEFVWEPFLLAERLEKLGAEVKYSSTTRSPIAIGFAIQSAIAFTDNYGLGIANYVYNVADQQFDRILLCTETPADSVDPLLIAALRKVAPDVEIICYE
- a CDS encoding cysteine protease StiP family protein, with protein sequence MQDFTPFSGSYLPQDVHFLLQPVEMEMTPVEQKEQLIQSGTRHYSEMLSQEPEPTAWHLDLFSQALDQGAGRLAREVIMLAKALIERFPQTPVVLTSLVRAGVPLGVMLQQTLRALGKESYHYGISIIRDRGIDSVALEWIEARHGTEGIVFVDGWTGKGAITGELTRSLKHRAGYPAQPRLVVLADPCGRSWLAASDDDWLIPFGIMGAPVSGMISRSIWSETGLHGCVKCDHLAQFECSRQLVDTVAEYRHTLNIDVIPACDWQPEQKAPLKLKSEQVISEMAEQFNISSINRIKPGIAEATRAVLRRVPDHVFVRSVDDPDVALLVYLAREKGLTITEAGDALGQYRAVTIIKKVL